The following proteins come from a genomic window of Platichthys flesus unplaced genomic scaffold, fPlaFle2.1 scaffold_31, whole genome shotgun sequence:
- the LOC133950599 gene encoding uncharacterized protein LOC133950599, producing MTDPVKFRIILGENNSQRLILPGGIPDSISDLADQIKQQCGVEGDFRLQYMDYEFGNEFTNLLSMSDVQDKSTIKVIFKSITTVQHDGSRPPPYPAAAATIRSPDDSSSLSSGSSQDTEILSSPESTSSRSSGWPIIFTVPRFSYDAELQLDRANTAFKETGTLLSPDTQLKSAILDGLTETIVKYKVYLSDREFEEVAEALVSAHPCLKEPGSVTGFGGWKTSLKYKLGNYRTKLRRLGCPEVTVNALTHKPGGKCSPAYGVKRPKKAEVNYCPAYPSGETAETQEGLRVALLSEVKKRNNEENVAKMMDKTFAYRRQEVVRESPMIADFKTRWPALFNVHEVCLEFKRITTIHLESKFFSELDAYSADLIKLFAKKGGVQGKQIRSIMVPMTETDSIDVRRECILKSLCVYLNEDPEKLVKEYLSDDESSLAAMAETVFGVFVIRHHGAGPSENPEDVGIILEGVMVLHELRYVPFAVAMLLALVYALNLSYPRELRYTFEALQKIIMKLDGNKLSAKVQALKTLLSR from the exons ATGACTGATCCAGTTAAGTTCCGAATCATTCTGGGAGAGAATAATTCCCAGAGATTGATCCTTCCTGGCGGGATACCAGACTCTATCAGTGACCTTGCGGACCAAATAAAGCAGCAGTGTGGAGTAGAAGGGGACTTCAGACTTCAATACATGGATTACGAGTTTGGGAATGAATTCACCAACTTGCTGTCAATGTCAGATGTCCAGGACAAAAGTACCATCAAGGTCATATTTAAGTCCATTACTACTGTCCAGCATGATGGCTCTCGGCCCCCTCCCtacccagctgctgctgccaccatTCGATCTCCAGATGActcctcttccctttcttcGGGTAGCTCACAGGATACAGAAATACTGTCTTCACCGGAGTCCACTTCCTCAAGATCCTCTGGATGGCCCATTATCTTCACTGTTCCCCGGTTCTCCTAtgatgctgagctgcagctggacaggGCCAACACTGCTTTTAAAGAAACTGGAACTTTGTTAAGTCCTGATACCCAACTTAAGTCAGCCATTCTTGATGGCTTGACTGAAACTATTGTGAAGTACAAAGTGTACCTCTCCGACCGTGAGTTTGAGGAGGTAGCTGAAGCTCTTGTATCAGCACATCCATGTTTGAAAGAACCAGGCTCAGTCACTGGATTTGGCGGCTGGAAGACGAGCTTGAAATATAAACTTGGTAACTACCGAACAAAGCTCAGGCGGCTTGGCTGCCCAGAAGTCACAGTAAATGCCCTAACACACAAACCTGGTGGCAAATGCAGTCCTGCTTATGGTGTAAAGAGACCaaaaaaagcagaagtgaaTTACTGCCCTGCCTACCCGTCTGGTGAAACTGCCGAGACACAAGAAGGACTAAGAGTGGCCCTCCTCTCagaagtgaagaaaagaaacaatgagGAGAATGTGGCGAAAATGATGGACAAGACCTTTGCTTACAGGAGGCAAGAAGTAGTTCGGGAGTCACCAATGATAGCTGACTTCAAAACGAGGTGGCCGGCTCTCTTCAATGTGCATGAG GTGTGTTTGGAATTCAAGAGAATCACAACAATCCATTTAGAGTCAAAGTTCTTCTCTGAGCTGGATGCTTACTCTGCAGACCTAATCAAGTTGTTTGCCAAGAAAGGCGGAGTTCAAGGGAAACAGATCAGAAGCATCATGGTACCCATGACTGAG ACTGACAGCATTGATGTCAGAAGAGAATGCATACTGAAAAGTCTTTGCGTCTACTTGAATGAAGATCCAGAGAAGCTGGTGAAAGAATACCTG AGCGATGATGAAAGCAGTCTGGCGGCTATGGCAGAGACGGTCTTTGGAGTTTTTGTCATTCGACACCACGGTGCAGGGCCCAGTGAGAACCCAGAGGATGTCGGAATTATTCTGGAGGGTGTAATGGTGTTGCATGAGTTGAGGTATGTGCCTTTTGCAGTGGCAATGTTGCTTGCGCTCGTCTATGCTCTAAACCTGAGCTACCCCAGAGAACTAAGATACACCTTTGAAGCTCTGCAGAAGATCATTATGAAACTAGATGGAAATAAACTTTCCGCAAAAGTGCAAGCTCTCAAAACATTGCTTTCCCGTTAA